The Stenotrophomonas maltophilia genome includes a region encoding these proteins:
- a CDS encoding SPFH domain-containing protein has product MGLVQAVKGAVGGVLADQWKDFYTVPAGLPSTAALFAAVPQGTNAGRGSNTSGSSNIITNGSKIIVPEGYGLLLFQDGAITAFVAEPGGYEWRSDDLNSQSIFAGDGLVSTFIKQSWERFKFGGQPGAQQAAYFVSLKELPDNRFGTQSEIYWDDGFLNTQVGAITRGSYTLKIVDPILFVKNFVPASYLRPGQVFDFTDLDNAAASQLFNEVVGSLAPAFSLYTNDPGKGNRITKLQQDSLGFAQSLSAAVEQGYQWKSDRGLAIVKTAIVSIEYDANTRELLKTVQRADALSGSRGNSNLQASVAQGIQSAGENGGAAGLVGVGMASGMFGVGGMQQPATPAADDPVAKLKKAKEMLDLGLITQSDYDALKAKALGL; this is encoded by the coding sequence ATGGGTCTGGTACAGGCGGTGAAGGGTGCGGTTGGCGGTGTGCTGGCCGACCAGTGGAAGGACTTCTACACCGTGCCGGCGGGCCTGCCGTCCACGGCCGCCCTGTTCGCGGCGGTGCCGCAGGGCACCAATGCCGGCCGCGGCTCCAACACCAGCGGCTCGTCCAACATCATCACCAACGGCTCGAAAATCATCGTGCCGGAGGGCTACGGCCTGCTGCTGTTCCAGGACGGCGCGATCACCGCATTCGTCGCCGAACCGGGTGGCTACGAGTGGCGCTCCGACGATCTGAACTCGCAGTCGATCTTCGCCGGCGACGGCCTGGTCAGCACCTTCATCAAGCAGAGCTGGGAACGCTTCAAGTTCGGCGGCCAGCCGGGCGCGCAGCAGGCGGCCTACTTCGTCTCGCTGAAGGAACTGCCGGACAACCGCTTCGGCACCCAGTCGGAAATCTACTGGGACGACGGTTTCCTCAATACCCAGGTCGGTGCGATCACCCGCGGCTCGTACACGCTGAAGATCGTCGACCCGATCCTGTTCGTGAAGAACTTCGTACCGGCCAGCTACCTGCGGCCGGGCCAGGTGTTCGACTTCACCGATCTGGACAACGCCGCTGCCAGCCAGCTGTTCAATGAAGTGGTCGGTTCGCTGGCCCCGGCCTTCAGCCTGTATACCAACGATCCGGGCAAGGGCAACCGCATCACCAAGCTGCAGCAGGACTCGCTGGGCTTCGCGCAGAGCCTGTCGGCCGCCGTCGAGCAGGGTTACCAGTGGAAGTCCGACCGCGGCCTGGCCATCGTCAAGACCGCCATCGTCTCGATCGAGTACGACGCCAACACCCGCGAACTGCTGAAGACCGTGCAGCGCGCCGATGCGCTGTCCGGTTCGCGCGGCAATTCCAACCTGCAGGCCAGCGTCGCCCAGGGCATCCAGTCGGCCGGCGAGAACGGCGGTGCGGCGGGCCTGGTCGGTGTCGGCATGGCCTCGGGCATGTTCGGTGTCGGCGGCATGCAGCAGCCGGCCACCCCGGCTGCCGACGATCCGGTCGCCAAGCTGAAGAAGGCCAAGGAAATGCTGGACCTGGGCTTGATCACCCAGAGCGATTACGACGCGCTCAAGGCCAAGGCACTGGGCCTGTAA